In Vibrio cidicii, the DNA window TGTCTCTTCACACGATTCTGTTTATCTTAATGTGGCTAGAGGAGTGGTTGAGGCGGGTGGTGGAATAGAGAGAACATTAAATAATATTCAGCCAGAGGTGCGAGAGCAGCTATCGGTACTGTGGCGAAGTGATGCCTACACTCCCCACGCGTTTGCCTATCATCCGAATTTATCGATAGAAGTCGTGCAGCAAATTCAAACCGCGCTCACCGAACTGGCCGATACAGAAAACGGTGCCAAGTTGTTAAAGGCGATCAATTTCAGCGGTATCGCAGCCGCAAAAGATGAAGATTGGGATGATGTCCGCGCCCTCAATATCACCTCTTTAGATCACTTAATGAACTAGAAGGCCAAAATGTCACTTAGGTTAAAAACGATCATAGGTGTTGCTCTGATTGAGGCCATTTCGTTGGCGATCTTGGTGTCTTTGACCTTGAACTATTTGAAAACCACTAACTACGACGGCCTCAATCAACGGGTTATTTCAACCACACGCTTGCTGGAATACACAGTCAAGAATGCGGTGCTGTCCTACGACTTAGCGACCATTGAATCACTCACTCAAGAACTGGTCACTGAAAGTGGCATTGTCTACGTTGCGGTATTTGGCGAGGGAGGACAACTGCTCTCAGAGCAAGGTCAAACCCCAAGCGGTTACAGTGTACGAATTTTAGAAGCGTCCTCCAAACAGGTAAAAGATGGCATATTTGATGTAAAACAGGATATTACAGAGGCGGGGATCACCTTTGGTTCAGTCTGGCTTGGCTTTGACATGACGAAGCTAAACAGCCAAATTAAGGAAGCCCAGAAATGGACAGCCATAATTGTCTTGGGTGAAATGTCTTTGGTGGCCTTGTTTTCTTACATTTTGGGGGCTTATTTAACTAAGCGTTTGACACAACTGAGATATGCCGCAGACCAAATCGCGAATGGTCACAGAGAAGTTGATTTGAATATTGCGGGCAAAGATGAGGTCTCTACCGTCTCCCAAGCCTTTATGAATATGGTGGAAAGGCTCGCCATTTCGGAAAAGAAAACCGTTCAATATCAACAGCAGCTTGAACAAGCCAACGAATCTTTGGAAAGCAAAGTGGCGCAAAGAACGCAAGCTTTGCTTGAGTCGAATAGAAAGCTAACTAAGTTGAATCAAGAACTTAAGTCGACGCAAGAGAAGCTAGTGGAATCGGAAAAGATGGCCTCAATTGGCACTATGGCGGCGGGCTTTTCCCATGAAATTAATAACCCCATTGGTGTGGTTAATAGCAATTTGCAAGTTAGTCTTGAATACCTTTCCATTTACCAAGATTGGATCGCTTTACTGAAAGAGTCGGATAAAGTAGTTGATTCAGAAATGCTCAAAAAGTGGGAAAATAACCACCATGTACAATATCTTCATGAGGATTTTAAAGTATGTCTTCTGGAGACCAAGCAGTGCGTTGATCGAGTGAAAGGTTTGGTCGATGCATTGCAGAAATACTCGGCAAATAATCATGAAGGTCGCCCAGACTTTCAACCAATCGAGCTGTTTGAGTTAATTCATCAAGCACTGTCAAATATAGAAGTTGCAAAGGATGTTGAGATAAATATCCATTCATCGGTGACTAAAGCGCCTCTCTTGTTAGGCTCGGAAAGTGAATTGGTTAAACTTTTTATCGAGCTGATCAAAAATGCGGCTAATTCGTGCTCTTGCTTAAAAGACAGAAGTGGACATATTCAGATTAAGGCGAAGCAGATGGGCAATTTCTGCTTTGTCGATATTGAAGACAATGGTGTTGGAATAAAAAGTGAGTGGTTGAAGCGTTTGTTTGATCCCTTCTTTACCACAGCAGAAGTTGGGCATGGGATGGGCTTGGGGCTAACCTATTGCTACGATATTATTAAGCATCATAAAGGTGAAATTGAGATTAAAAATAGGGAAGAGTATGGCGTTGTTGTTACGATCACTCTTCCCTGTGTAACGAAAGAAATTAGCTAATAACTCAGATGATCAATACTGCACTGAATTAGTAAAAATTAGATAAAGATTGCTAAAGGGAGGTGAGTTTCTTTCTCTATCTCTTTTAATTTATCGAGAATATGGTACGTGATTTTACTGCCCGCGGTAAGCATCAACTTGCCGTTGGGAAGATATAAATCTTCCTTCAAAACACTGCCCACTTTGAGTTCTTCGAGGCTGACGCAGCGATCAATATCAATGTCAGCCATCTGCTTCTCAGCAAATTTGATAAACAGATCCGCGATCTCTGGATCAAACATTTCACCAGCCTGGCTTTTAATAAATAATCTCGCACTCTTGGTTTTCATCCGATGGGGATTACGCATATTAGCGACAAGAAAATCGTAGCTCTTCACTATCTTCAAGATACGTGCACCCACAGGAATTGCGTTCGCCTGCAGGTGATCTGGCGTGCCTGTCCCATCAAAGTGTTCGTCTTGATGGCGTATGATCTCTACGAGAGGTTGAAAACGTTTTATCTGACTGATGAGTTCGGCTCCGACCACGGGGTTGCAGTGTGGAAGGTGAGGAAGCTCTTTATTTTGCTCTTCATTTTGTTCTAAGTTGAGTTCCACAGGCTCCTCTTCAACGGAGCGAATTAAGCCTATCTCATGCAGTAAACCAGCGAGATAAATATGCGAGATTTCACTGTCACTGAGATGGAGCTTTTTGGCGATTGCTCGAGATATCTCAGCGATGCGTAAGCTGTGTTCGTTATTGTTGCCCGTTGCGCGTTGAATAATCGCTGAGAGCGTCGCTAAAATATCTTTAAAGGTTTGGGTGCGATTATTGAGCAACGCTTGTAATTTCTTGTTGGCTAACTCCAACATTTCTGTACGCTCTTTCACTTTTTCTTCGAGATTTTGATTGAGTTCTTCCAGCTCAACATTTTTCATGGCCAATGCAGCCGTCAGTTCTCGCTTCTCTCTTTTCAACTGAAACAACTCGACTGCCTTTGCGATGGTTTCTTTAAGTAGTTGATTGTCCCAAGGTTTGGAGAGGTAGGTGTGTATACCACCTTCATTGACGGCTCTCACCGTGGACTCCATATCACTGTAACCCGTCAGCAAAAAGCGGATCGAATCTGGGCTGCGTTCACGCGCTAAACGAAGAAATTCAGCGCCATCCATTTCCGGCATGCGCATGTCAGAGATGATGATCGGCGGTTGGTCTTGATCAAGATAAGCGAGCGCTTCTGCTCCACTTGTAAAGCTCACCACGTCGTAATCGAATCTCAGCACTCGAGTGAGAGATTTGAGAATATCTGCTTCGTCGTCGACCAGCAGAATAGCCAGTTTTTCGCTTTCTTCAGAACTATTAAGGGGATCTTTTTCTGCCGTATCGTTCATAAATGATTCCTTAATAACTAACGAGGAACTTTAAAAAATCGTCACCAGGTAGCGGAGGACTGACCCAATATCCTTGTATTCGCGTACAGCCATGCTCTCTTAAATAATTATACTGAAATTTATTCTCCACCCACTCGGCAACGATAGACATATTGAGTGACGTTGCGCTATCTGTGATGGATTTCAAAATAACGTCATCGGATTCGCTTTCTCCTAAAGAGCGGATGAAGCGACCATCAATTTTAACCACATCAAAAGGGATTTCTTTTAGCGATTCAAAGCCAGAATAGCCCGTGCCAAAATCGTCAATTGCGCTATGCACGCCAGCGGTCTTCAGCAGTTTGAGCTGTTCACTCATTTTAGAAAAAGAGATGATTTTCTCTGTCTCTAGAATTTCAAGTTCTAATAGCTCTGTCCCTGCTAGCCACTCACCGTTTTCATTATGCAGACACTGTTTTACGTAGCCGGACTCAACTTGTGCGGCAGTGACATTCACGCTAACACGGATTGAAAGCTGTTGTTGTTTGAGCCGCGAGATTAACTGTAGCGACTGATTAAGCATGCGCTCGGTTAATCTATCTAATAAATCATATTTTTCCATCAAAGGTAAAAATTGTGCGGGGTTTAAAATCTTCCCATGTTCTCCTTTTTGACGGGCGAGTGCTTCACAGCAATCAATTTTACCCGTTTTTAGGTTTAATTGAGGCTGAAAATAAGCGACGAAGTTATTTGAACGAAGATCTTTGATAATCAATGATAATTCGGAAAATTCTCTCACTCTCTTATTCGGTGACTGATCGTTTAGCCAGTAAGCATGATTATCGATGGGTGATATGTCGAGTTTTCTTCGGGCAATTTCTTCTGCACAGATTTTATTCCACGAGTAGGCGTCACTTAAATAAACATTGACTTCAATGCGTTCTTCTCTTTTAGAAGATGCAAATGTCGATTCCTCAAGATTAAATATTAACTCGTAACCAGAGTGATGATATTCAACAAAGGTAAAAAATTTATCTTCATAACGATACCACACGAGCTTTTCTGATTTAGGAATGGCCTTGGCGATATCATGAATAAAGTCATTCGCTTCCATGACGCCATATTGGTCATTAAATTTTTGCATGGATTGAATATCTAGCATCACTAATAACCAAGGTTTACAGCGGTACTCTTTTATTTTTTGAATATGATTATTTAAAGCAAAAATATTTTTAAGTTGAGTGAGTCTGTCTCGGTTTCGTGTTTTACTTTGGATATCCAGCACCTCTTCGATTACCGACGTGAGTTCATCATTGTCCCAAGGTTTTCCTAAATATCGTGTCAGTGCACCGGTATTAAAGGCATTGGTCACCCGCTCAAAATCTGCTTGCCCTGAGAGCATGATGGTGGCTACCTCAGGAAAGTCAGATTTTATTCTTGCCACCAGTTCTGAACCGTCCATTTCAGGCATTCTAAAGTCGGTAATCACCAGATTAATATTTTGATTTTGCTCTAAAATCTCAATGGCGCTTGCTCCTGACTGAGCAGTATAGATGTGCCCAACCTTTCGTCGTAATTGTCGTTCTAAAGACTTTAGGATCAGCGGTTCGTCATCGACAAGGAGTATTTCTGCATAATCGATCATAAGTGTTCATCCATCTGCTACTTCGAAGCATCCTGCTGTGGATTTTGATTGATAGGGAGTAGAATCGTAAAGGTTGAGCCTTTACCTACTTCACTCTCAACTTCGATTTTCCCTTTGTGTTTGGCGACTATGCCGTAAGAGACGGATAACCCCAATCCTGTGCCAGAGCCAACTGGTTTAGTGGTGAAAAAAGGATCAAAAATAGAACTTAGAATTTCTTGTGGAATTCCACTGCCTGTATCGGAAATTCTAATCGAAACAAAATCATCGTCGTTTTTATCGAGGAAAACAGATATTTTCCCTTTTCCTTCGATCGCATGACAGGCGTTGACAAGTATATTAAGGAAAACTTGATTTATTTGCATCGGTTGGCAATACACCTCTGGGACGTCTTTAGAAAAGTGTTTCTCTACCTCAATATTATATTTTACTTCATTGTTTATTATTTTTAGTGTCGATTCTAGGCCGTTCTCTAAATGGCTATAACTCCACTCGGAATTATCAATATGAGAGAATTCTTTTAGGTTTTTAACAATAGCCATGACACGGCTTGATCCTTCCAAAGATTCTTGAATAAGATCAGAAAGATCGTCGAGAACATAGTCGAGGTTGATTTTCTTTTCTGCTTTATCTTTGATATCGATAATTTTTTCAATATTACAATCCGTTATTAATGTGTTCAGCTGTTGAATATGATTTTTTACCGTAGAAAAATAATCATCTAATGTTTGCAAATTAGAAGTAATAAAGCCGATTGGATTATTGATCTCGTGGGCAATTCCAGCAGAAAGTTGACCGATCGAAGCCATTTTTTCTGATTGTAACAACTGGCTTTGTGCTTGCTTGAGCTTATATAAGGCTTCTTCGAGTTGATGCTGTTCATTGTTTAGCTTGACGGTTAACTCTTTTAAGGAATGGTGTTGAGCGGCTTGTAGGGTGACATCATGGATACAAAGGCAGACGTGTTCCAAAGAGCCGTCGTCACTGTGAATAGGCAGAACCTCAATATTCTGAAACATTCGGTCTTCAGAACCGGAAATCGGCCGAGAAGTATAAAAAGGCAAAACATGAGGAGCCTGTTCCCAAGATGAGAAAGTGGGTGACTCAATCATAAAGGCTGTATCAATTTTTCGTTTGAGAAAATGCTGCGATTCTGGATATTTGTCTAATAAGTTTTGGCCGACTAACTCATTCGTGGTCACTTTCGAACGCGTGACAAAATACTCGTTGACCATGGCAATGGTGTAGTCACGACGAACGATGCAAATCGCGACAGAGAGCTGATTCACCAGATCGGAGAGCATCAATTTTGACTTGTTATTCGACATGTTTTTACCTGCTATATCCATGCATCTAGCTTCTCAATCACTTGACTAAAGCCACTGTCTGCAAAGCAAATCACGGTTTTGGTTTCGAACTCAAAGGACTCAATGAGAAAC includes these proteins:
- a CDS encoding ATP-binding protein, which encodes MNYLKTTNYDGLNQRVISTTRLLEYTVKNAVLSYDLATIESLTQELVTESGIVYVAVFGEGGQLLSEQGQTPSGYSVRILEASSKQVKDGIFDVKQDITEAGITFGSVWLGFDMTKLNSQIKEAQKWTAIIVLGEMSLVALFSYILGAYLTKRLTQLRYAADQIANGHREVDLNIAGKDEVSTVSQAFMNMVERLAISEKKTVQYQQQLEQANESLESKVAQRTQALLESNRKLTKLNQELKSTQEKLVESEKMASIGTMAAGFSHEINNPIGVVNSNLQVSLEYLSIYQDWIALLKESDKVVDSEMLKKWENNHHVQYLHEDFKVCLLETKQCVDRVKGLVDALQKYSANNHEGRPDFQPIELFELIHQALSNIEVAKDVEINIHSSVTKAPLLLGSESELVKLFIELIKNAANSCSCLKDRSGHIQIKAKQMGNFCFVDIEDNGVGIKSEWLKRLFDPFFTTAEVGHGMGLGLTYCYDIIKHHKGEIEIKNREEYGVVVTITLPCVTKEIS
- a CDS encoding HD domain-containing phosphohydrolase, translating into MNDTAEKDPLNSSEESEKLAILLVDDEADILKSLTRVLRFDYDVVSFTSGAEALAYLDQDQPPIIISDMRMPEMDGAEFLRLARERSPDSIRFLLTGYSDMESTVRAVNEGGIHTYLSKPWDNQLLKETIAKAVELFQLKREKRELTAALAMKNVELEELNQNLEEKVKERTEMLELANKKLQALLNNRTQTFKDILATLSAIIQRATGNNNEHSLRIAEISRAIAKKLHLSDSEISHIYLAGLLHEIGLIRSVEEEPVELNLEQNEEQNKELPHLPHCNPVVGAELISQIKRFQPLVEIIRHQDEHFDGTGTPDHLQANAIPVGARILKIVKSYDFLVANMRNPHRMKTKSARLFIKSQAGEMFDPEIADLFIKFAEKQMADIDIDRCVSLEELKVGSVLKEDLYLPNGKLMLTAGSKITYHILDKLKEIEKETHLPLAIFI
- a CDS encoding EAL domain-containing protein, producing the protein MIDYAEILLVDDEPLILKSLERQLRRKVGHIYTAQSGASAIEILEQNQNINLVITDFRMPEMDGSELVARIKSDFPEVATIMLSGQADFERVTNAFNTGALTRYLGKPWDNDELTSVIEEVLDIQSKTRNRDRLTQLKNIFALNNHIQKIKEYRCKPWLLVMLDIQSMQKFNDQYGVMEANDFIHDIAKAIPKSEKLVWYRYEDKFFTFVEYHHSGYELIFNLEESTFASSKREERIEVNVYLSDAYSWNKICAEEIARRKLDISPIDNHAYWLNDQSPNKRVREFSELSLIIKDLRSNNFVAYFQPQLNLKTGKIDCCEALARQKGEHGKILNPAQFLPLMEKYDLLDRLTERMLNQSLQLISRLKQQQLSIRVSVNVTAAQVESGYVKQCLHNENGEWLAGTELLELEILETEKIISFSKMSEQLKLLKTAGVHSAIDDFGTGYSGFESLKEIPFDVVKIDGRFIRSLGESESDDVILKSITDSATSLNMSIVAEWVENKFQYNYLREHGCTRIQGYWVSPPLPGDDFLKFLVSY
- a CDS encoding ATP-binding protein, whose amino-acid sequence is MDIAGKNMSNNKSKLMLSDLVNQLSVAICIVRRDYTIAMVNEYFVTRSKVTTNELVGQNLLDKYPESQHFLKRKIDTAFMIESPTFSSWEQAPHVLPFYTSRPISGSEDRMFQNIEVLPIHSDDGSLEHVCLCIHDVTLQAAQHHSLKELTVKLNNEQHQLEEALYKLKQAQSQLLQSEKMASIGQLSAGIAHEINNPIGFITSNLQTLDDYFSTVKNHIQQLNTLITDCNIEKIIDIKDKAEKKINLDYVLDDLSDLIQESLEGSSRVMAIVKNLKEFSHIDNSEWSYSHLENGLESTLKIINNEVKYNIEVEKHFSKDVPEVYCQPMQINQVFLNILVNACHAIEGKGKISVFLDKNDDDFVSIRISDTGSGIPQEILSSIFDPFFTTKPVGSGTGLGLSVSYGIVAKHKGKIEVESEVGKGSTFTILLPINQNPQQDASK